Proteins encoded in a region of the Populus alba chromosome 13, ASM523922v2, whole genome shotgun sequence genome:
- the LOC118053556 gene encoding growth-regulating factor 3 yields MNSGGAGGVGVEGGGGGAAGMAAGGMGTGVMTMRSPFTVSQWQELEHQALIYKYMVAGLPVPPDLVLPIQRSFESISHRFFHHPTMSYCTFYGKKVDPEPGRCRRTDGKKWRCSKDAYPDSKYCERHMHRGRNRSRKPVESQTMTQSSSTVTSLTVTGSSSGTGSFQNLPLHTYSNPQGTASGTNQSYYHMNSIPYGIPTKDYRYLQGLKPEGGEHSFLSEASGSNKGLQIDSQLDNAWSLMQSRVSSFTTEKSTENSMLQNNHPQHSFFSSDFTTRESVKQDGQSLRPFLDEWPKNRDAWPGLENDSSNQTSFSTTQLSISIPMASSDFSTSCRSPQDN; encoded by the exons atGAATAGTGGTGGTGCAGGAGGGGTTGGGGTTGAAGGTGGGGGTGGTGGAGCAGCGGGGATGGCAGCTGGGGGAATGGGAACAGGAGTGATGACAATGAGGTCACCATTTACAGTGTCACAGTGGCAAGAACTGGAACATCAAGCTTTGATCTATAAGTACATGGTGGCGGGTCTGCCTGTTCCACCTGATCTTGTGCTCCCTATTCAGAGGAGCTTTGAGTCCATTTCTCATAGATTCTTCCACCATCCCACCA TGAGCTATTGCACTTTCTATGGCAAGAAGGTGGATCCGGAACCAGGTCGATGCAGGAGGACTGACGGCAAGAAGTGGAGGTGCTCCAAAGATGCCTACCCAGACTCCAAGTACTGTGAGCGCCACATGCACCGTGGCCGCAACCGTTCAAGAAAGCCTGTGGAATCACAAACCATGACACAGTCATCGTCCACCGTGACATCACTGACTGTTACAGGAAGCAGCAGTGGAACTGGAAGCTTCCAGAACCTTCCATTGCACACATATAGCAATCCCCAGGGCACTGCTTCTGGAACTAACCAATCATATTATCATATGAACTCCATTCCCTACGGAATCCCAACCAAAGATTACAG GTATCTTCAAGGACTTAAGCCTGAAGGTGGGGAGCATAGCTTCTTGTCTGAAGCCTCAGGAAGCAACAAGGGTCTTCAGATAGACTCACAGCTGGACAATGCATGGTCTTTGATGCAGTCCAGAGTCTCATCATTCACCACAGAGAAATCAACTGAAAACTCGATGTTGCAAAACAATCATCCCCAGCATTCATTTTTCAGTAGTGATTTCACCACCAGGGAATCTGTCAAACAGGACGGGCAGTCTCTTCGACCCTTCCTTGACGAGTGGCCAAAAAACCGAGACGCCTGGCCTGGCCTCGAGAATGATAGTTCCAACCAGACCTCATTCTCTACAACGCAGCTGTCGATATCCATTCCAATGGCCTCATCTGACTTCTCCACAAGTTGTCGTTCTCCACAAG ATAACTGA